One window of Nostoc sp. C052 genomic DNA carries:
- a CDS encoding thioesterase family protein, whose amino-acid sequence MSFTYNRTVRFQDTDAAGVVYFANILAICHEAYEESLEASSINLKDFFTNPSVGFPIVHASVDFLRPMFVGDNLLISLISQKIGVEKFEITYEITVAEVIVAKAITRHVCIDVSSRSKRELPDEIAQWLETNRRDAEDAERRRSREIM is encoded by the coding sequence ATGTCTTTTACTTATAACCGCACGGTTCGTTTTCAAGATACTGATGCTGCTGGGGTAGTTTATTTTGCTAATATTTTGGCTATTTGCCATGAAGCTTACGAAGAATCTTTAGAAGCATCAAGTATTAATCTCAAAGATTTTTTTACTAATCCGTCTGTGGGATTTCCGATTGTTCATGCTAGTGTTGATTTTTTGCGCCCTATGTTTGTTGGGGACAATTTGCTGATTAGTTTAATTTCCCAAAAAATAGGTGTTGAGAAGTTTGAAATTACTTACGAAATTACTGTGGCTGAGGTGATAGTTGCTAAGGCTATTACTCGCCATGTTTGTATTGATGTGAGTAGTAGAAGTAAGCGGGAATTACCTGATGAGATAGCTCAGTGGTTGGAGACGAACCGCAGAGACGCAGAGGACGCAGAGAGAAGAAGATCGAGAGAGATTATGTGA
- a CDS encoding 2-succinylbenzoate--CoA ligase, which produces MERPLDYLNNLAQNDWLIGYSSHQFNQIAQQLYLELTQLSACGTPPKIILAEREPLRFLASFIAACAANCPVFLCNPDWGTQEWQQVFDLVQPDIILGMGHGVWGIGNGNNNIQCPIPNSIMIPTGGSSGEIKFAIHTWETLISSVQGFTEYFQLIQVNSFCVLPLYHVSGLMQFMRCFTTGGKLAIQPFKAVESGQILNIKQSEFLISLVPTQLQRLLQNPELTEWLSQFNTVLLGGAPAWNELLEKARFHRIRLAPTYGMTETASQIATLKPDDFLSGKISSGQILPHAKVTIRNQQGEILNSNQIGNITIHTQSLALGYYPITKENQTDFQVDDLGFLDEQEHLNIVGRNSDKIITGGENIYPAEIESAIQATQMVADICVIGIPDKYWGQALTAIYIPKKSDTSALKIQTLLKDKLSKFKIPKYWIAQQNLPRNSQGKINRQQLQQIATEFLQNPIT; this is translated from the coding sequence ATGGAACGACCTTTAGACTATCTTAATAACCTGGCTCAAAATGATTGGCTTATCGGTTACAGCAGTCATCAATTTAATCAAATAGCTCAACAATTATATTTAGAATTAACACAATTATCAGCGTGCGGAACCCCACCAAAAATCATCCTAGCCGAACGCGAACCATTACGATTTTTAGCAAGCTTTATTGCTGCTTGTGCAGCTAATTGCCCCGTTTTCCTTTGTAACCCCGATTGGGGAACACAAGAATGGCAACAAGTCTTTGATTTAGTACAGCCAGATATTATTTTGGGAATGGGGCATGGGGTATGGGGTATAGGGAATGGGAATAATAATATCCAATGCCCAATTCCCAATAGCATCATGATTCCTACGGGTGGTTCATCAGGAGAAATTAAATTTGCCATTCACACTTGGGAAACTCTCATCTCATCAGTACAAGGATTTACAGAATACTTTCAACTAATACAAGTCAATTCGTTTTGCGTATTGCCGCTATATCACGTTAGCGGTTTAATGCAATTTATGCGTTGTTTCACCACCGGAGGTAAACTAGCTATTCAACCATTTAAAGCCGTAGAATCCGGTCAAATATTAAATATTAAACAATCAGAATTTTTAATATCTTTAGTACCAACACAGTTACAACGCCTCCTGCAAAATCCAGAATTAACTGAATGGCTATCCCAATTTAATACAGTACTTTTGGGAGGTGCGCCAGCATGGAACGAACTACTAGAAAAAGCCAGATTTCATCGTATTCGATTAGCACCTACTTATGGTATGACAGAAACCGCCTCTCAAATTGCTACCCTCAAACCAGATGATTTTCTCAGTGGTAAAATTAGCAGTGGTCAAATTCTTCCCCATGCCAAAGTAACTATTCGCAATCAGCAAGGCGAGATTTTAAATTCCAATCAAATCGGAAATATTACCATTCATACTCAATCTTTAGCCCTTGGTTACTATCCTATAACTAAAGAAAATCAAACTGATTTCCAAGTAGATGATTTAGGCTTTCTAGACGAACAAGAACATTTAAATATTGTCGGACGTAACAGCGACAAAATTATTACAGGTGGCGAAAATATTTACCCAGCAGAGATTGAATCAGCTATACAAGCCACTCAAATGGTTGCTGATATTTGTGTTATCGGCATTCCCGATAAATACTGGGGACAAGCTTTAACAGCAATTTACATTCCCAAAAAATCAGATACCTCTGCCTTAAAAATTCAAACCCTACTCAAAGACAAACTCAGCAAATTTAAAATTCCAAAATATTGGATTGCCCAGCAAAACTTACCCCGCAACTCCCAAGGTAAAATTAACCGCCAACAGCTACAGCAAATAGCCACAGAATTCCTGCAAAACCCTATCACATAA
- a CDS encoding o-succinylbenzoate synthase, whose translation MRYQFKFRPYQRRFLRSLTTNHGKWDIREGIILRLTDESGKVGWGEIAPISWFGSETLEQALDFCRQLPEEITDKIIFSIPDELPACQFGFESAWEQGSKGAEEKNLNLSSALHSLRYSGLLPSGEVALNQWETLWQKGYRTFKWKIGVDAIADELEIFESLIHTLPAFTKLRLDANGGLTYEEANFWLRACDNLKANPELPLEIEFIEQPLPVEQFQQMLELSTSYETAIALDESVATLGQLAACHQQGWRGIFVIKPGIVGSPSRLRKFCHQHQIDTVFSSVFETAIARLAALQLAAELSRNNRALGFGIDHFFEQEETWFQSLWNDL comes from the coding sequence ATGCGTTATCAATTTAAATTTCGTCCATATCAGCGAAGATTTTTGCGATCGCTTACCACCAATCATGGTAAGTGGGATATTCGTGAAGGTATTATCCTCCGTCTCACCGATGAATCAGGTAAAGTTGGCTGGGGAGAAATCGCCCCCATTAGCTGGTTTGGTTCCGAAACCCTAGAACAAGCCTTAGATTTTTGTCGCCAACTCCCAGAAGAAATCACAGACAAGATAATTTTCTCTATTCCAGATGAGTTACCTGCTTGTCAATTTGGCTTTGAGTCAGCGTGGGAGCAGGGGAGCAAAGGAGCAGAGGAGAAGAATTTAAATTTATCCTCGGCGCTTCACTCCTTGCGCTATAGTGGCTTATTACCATCTGGGGAAGTGGCTTTGAATCAATGGGAAACCCTATGGCAAAAGGGATATCGCACGTTTAAGTGGAAAATTGGTGTGGATGCGATCGCTGATGAACTAGAAATTTTTGAGTCACTAATACACACCTTACCAGCCTTTACCAAACTGCGATTAGATGCCAACGGTGGACTCACCTATGAAGAAGCTAACTTCTGGCTGCGGGCTTGCGACAATCTCAAGGCAAATCCAGAACTACCCCTAGAAATTGAATTTATCGAACAACCGTTACCCGTTGAGCAATTTCAGCAGATGTTGGAATTGAGTACGAGTTATGAAACTGCGATCGCTTTAGATGAATCTGTCGCCACACTTGGGCAACTCGCCGCTTGTCATCAACAAGGTTGGCGAGGGATTTTTGTCATAAAGCCTGGGATCGTTGGATCGCCATCTCGTCTGAGAAAGTTTTGCCACCAGCATCAAATTGATACTGTATTTTCATCAGTATTTGAAACTGCGATCGCTAGACTTGCAGCACTCCAACTAGCAGCCGAATTATCCCGAAATAATAGGGCACTTGGTTTTGGCATCGACCATTTTTTTGAACAAGAAGAAACGTGGTTTCAATCTTTATGGAACGACCTTTAG
- the menA gene encoding 2-carboxy-1,4-naphthoquinone phytyltransferase → MTTKQISYPNTKLWMAAIKPPMYSVAIMPIWVGTAVAFAETKIFNGVVFSTFVAAAILILAWENISNDVFDSETGIDQNKHHSLVNLTGNKPLIFWIGNLCLGLGLLGILAIAFWQQDLTVIGIILLCCGLGYTYQGPPFRLGYQGLGEILCFFAFGPLAVEAAYYSQTQTWSMTSLAVSVIVGIATTLILFCSHFHQVKDDIAAGKRSPIVRLGTQKGAQLLVWFTGSIYALTLLFVLLGISPAWTLLSWVSLPFAVKLCSHVQENHNQPDKVSNCKFIAVAVHFWACLLFGLGFMI, encoded by the coding sequence ATGACTACCAAGCAAATTTCATATCCCAACACTAAGTTATGGATGGCAGCGATTAAACCGCCAATGTACAGCGTTGCCATTATGCCCATTTGGGTAGGAACCGCAGTGGCGTTTGCCGAAACTAAAATTTTCAATGGTGTAGTATTTTCTACTTTTGTAGCTGCGGCAATCTTAATTCTTGCCTGGGAAAATATCAGTAATGATGTCTTTGATTCCGAAACAGGTATCGATCAAAATAAGCACCATTCTCTGGTGAACTTAACAGGCAATAAGCCATTAATATTTTGGATAGGAAATTTGTGTTTAGGTTTGGGGTTGCTGGGCATACTAGCGATCGCATTTTGGCAACAAGACCTAACTGTTATCGGTATAATACTGCTTTGCTGCGGTTTAGGCTACACGTACCAAGGGCCTCCCTTTCGCTTAGGATATCAGGGTTTAGGCGAGATTCTTTGCTTTTTTGCCTTTGGCCCTTTAGCAGTGGAGGCAGCCTATTACAGCCAAACTCAAACTTGGTCAATGACAAGTTTAGCAGTTTCAGTGATTGTTGGGATTGCCACAACCTTAATTTTGTTTTGCTCACATTTTCACCAAGTTAAGGATGACATAGCCGCAGGTAAGCGATCGCCTATCGTCCGTCTCGGAACCCAAAAAGGGGCCCAACTCCTAGTTTGGTTTACTGGTAGTATTTATGCCCTCACCTTGCTATTTGTACTATTGGGAATTTCTCCAGCTTGGACATTACTGAGTTGGGTGAGTTTACCCTTTGCTGTGAAATTATGCAGCCACGTGCAAGAAAATCACAATCAGCCGGACAAAGTTAGTAACTGTAAATTCATCGCTGTAGCCGTGCATTTCTGGGCTTGCTTGCTGTTTGGACTGGGATTTATGATTTAG
- a CDS encoding isochorismate synthase MenF: MTVSPCRNNLFVEHKDLYQFLVGVQEKCVNNNCRQIVSISQEIDLVDPLLVLDKLTQANEINFYFEDRGKGEAIAAIDAVAKLQIDGADRFSQAEYFIKSCLKSIINFGNANQPFSGPHFFCYFSFFDKNAQVDYPFPSATIFLPRWQVAVKNQRCILVTNIIINANVNIEILLNNVQNKIAFIQSLEDYSANIDCFSAKSYKKSVTNAAQFKSSVVSVLEKIRSSHLSKIVLADILDVKSSNHFDLVKSLSNLRQIHPNCYIFSTSNGKGQNFIGASPERLISINNQQLITDALAGSAPRGKTPAEDAANANRLLNSEKEKHEHSLVLDFITQRLFQLGLSPQILAPRLRQLSNIQHLWTPISATVPINIHPLKIVGQLHPTPAVAGAARDVACAEIRRYESFERGLYAAPLGWIDSQGNCEFIVGIRSALIDGDRARLYAGAGIVAGSDPDKEFAEVQLKLQALLKALV; the protein is encoded by the coding sequence ATGACAGTTTCACCATGTCGTAACAACTTATTTGTAGAACACAAAGATTTATATCAATTTCTGGTAGGGGTGCAAGAAAAGTGCGTCAACAACAATTGTCGGCAAATTGTCAGTATCTCTCAAGAGATCGATTTAGTTGATCCTTTACTTGTATTGGATAAACTTACACAAGCAAATGAAATAAATTTTTACTTTGAGGACAGAGGTAAAGGAGAAGCGATCGCAGCAATTGATGCTGTAGCAAAATTACAGATTGATGGCGCAGACCGTTTTAGTCAAGCTGAATATTTTATCAAATCTTGTCTAAAAAGTATAATTAATTTTGGTAACGCAAACCAACCTTTTTCTGGGCCTCACTTTTTTTGTTATTTCAGTTTTTTTGATAAAAATGCCCAAGTAGATTATCCATTTCCATCTGCTACCATTTTTCTTCCACGTTGGCAAGTAGCTGTAAAAAATCAGCGCTGCATATTAGTAACAAATATAATTATTAATGCAAATGTAAATATTGAAATATTGTTAAATAATGTGCAAAATAAAATCGCATTTATCCAATCTTTAGAAGATTATTCTGCTAATATAGATTGTTTCTCAGCAAAATCATACAAAAAATCTGTCACGAATGCTGCTCAATTTAAAAGTTCAGTAGTATCTGTTTTGGAAAAAATTCGTTCTAGTCATTTAAGTAAAATTGTATTAGCAGATATATTAGATGTAAAGTCAAGCAACCACTTTGACTTAGTTAAATCATTAAGTAATCTTAGGCAAATACATCCTAATTGTTATATTTTCTCTACGAGCAATGGCAAGGGACAAAACTTTATTGGTGCTAGTCCAGAAAGATTAATTAGTATTAATAATCAACAGTTAATTACTGACGCTTTAGCTGGTTCAGCACCACGAGGCAAAACCCCTGCTGAAGATGCAGCTAATGCCAATCGCTTACTCAATAGTGAAAAAGAAAAACATGAACATTCGCTAGTACTTGATTTCATAACTCAACGTCTATTTCAGTTAGGTTTATCACCTCAAATATTAGCACCCCGCCTACGACAATTATCGAACATCCAGCATTTATGGACACCAATCAGTGCGACAGTTCCGATTAACATACACCCATTAAAAATTGTCGGACAACTGCATCCTACACCAGCCGTTGCTGGTGCAGCACGAGATGTTGCTTGTGCCGAAATTCGTCGTTATGAAAGCTTTGAGAGAGGTTTGTATGCTGCGCCTCTGGGTTGGATAGATTCTCAGGGAAACTGCGAGTTTATTGTGGGAATTCGTTCAGCATTAATTGATGGCGATCGCGCGAGGTTGTATGCTGGTGCTGGTATCGTGGCTGGATCTGATCCTGACAAAGAATTTGCAGAGGTACAACTTAAGCTTCAGGCATTACTTAAGGCGTTAGTTTAA
- a CDS encoding glutamate-5-semialdehyde dehydrogenase codes for MTIFDIASPLITIAAQTRQAASKLAILSTEAKNQALVAIAQALESARDEILQANIADCKAATAEGISKPLYKRLQLDEHKLRDAIVGVRDVGKLADPVGKVQIHRELDTGLTLKRITCPLGVLGIIFEARPEAAIQIASLAIKSGNGVILKGGKEAVRSCEAIVKAIKQGLSQTAVNPDAVQLLTTREETLELLKLDKYVDLIIPRGSNSFVRFVQENTRIPVLGHADGICHLYIDKAADISKAVPITVDAKAQYPAVCNAIETLLIHQSIAIEFLPKVAEALQERYVELRGDKRTLEILPNIETATEIDWETEYSDFILSIKIVDSIEDAIAHINEYGSRHTDAIISEDLAAVETFFGLVNSANIFHNCSTRFADGFRYGFGAEVGISTQQMPPRGPVGLEGLVTYKYQMTGDGHIVATYTGENAKAFTHQDFEITF; via the coding sequence ATGACTATTTTTGATATTGCTTCTCCCCTAATTACGATCGCAGCGCAAACCCGCCAAGCCGCAAGTAAGCTAGCGATTCTCTCCACTGAGGCAAAAAATCAGGCGCTTGTTGCGATCGCTCAAGCTTTAGAATCAGCTAGAGATGAAATTTTACAAGCAAATATTGCTGATTGTAAAGCGGCTACCGCCGAAGGGATTTCCAAACCGCTTTATAAGCGCTTGCAGTTGGATGAACATAAATTAAGAGATGCGATCGTTGGGGTACGAGATGTTGGTAAGCTAGCCGATCCAGTCGGGAAAGTACAGATTCACCGCGAACTTGACACTGGTTTGACTCTCAAGCGGATTACTTGTCCTTTAGGTGTTTTGGGGATTATTTTTGAAGCACGTCCAGAGGCGGCAATTCAAATTGCTTCCTTGGCGATAAAATCCGGAAATGGTGTCATCCTCAAAGGTGGAAAGGAAGCTGTACGTTCTTGTGAAGCGATAGTTAAAGCAATTAAACAGGGATTATCTCAAACTGCTGTTAACCCAGATGCAGTACAGCTACTCACAACTAGAGAAGAAACCTTAGAACTGTTGAAATTAGATAAATATGTAGATTTAATTATTCCTAGAGGTTCTAATTCTTTTGTTAGATTTGTACAGGAAAATACACGCATTCCGGTACTAGGTCACGCCGATGGTATTTGTCATCTTTATATAGATAAAGCCGCTGATATTTCTAAAGCAGTTCCGATTACAGTAGATGCTAAAGCACAATATCCGGCTGTTTGTAATGCAATTGAAACTTTGCTGATTCACCAGTCAATTGCTATAGAATTTTTACCAAAAGTTGCTGAGGCTTTGCAAGAACGCTATGTAGAATTAAGAGGTGATAAACGCACCTTGGAAATTTTGCCTAACATTGAAACTGCAACAGAAATAGATTGGGAAACAGAATATAGCGATTTTATTTTGTCGATTAAGATTGTAGACTCTATAGAAGATGCGATCGCACATATTAACGAATATGGTTCTCGTCATACCGATGCCATTATTTCTGAAGATTTAGCAGCTGTTGAAACTTTCTTTGGATTGGTAAATTCAGCGAATATATTCCACAATTGTTCTACCCGATTTGCTGATGGCTTCCGCTATGGTTTCGGTGCAGAAGTAGGAATTAGTACGCAACAAATGCCTCCCCGCGGCCCCGTTGGTTTAGAAGGATTAGTGACATATAAATATCAAATGACTGGCGATGGACATATTGTCGCTACTTACACAGGGGAGAATGCTAAGGCTTTTACTCATCAGGATTTTGAGATTACCTTTTAA
- a CDS encoding zinc metalloprotease HtpX, which yields MSLQSGLDALKEKRYQEAVELLEQFCRNCAEHDSSDYLSAQMWLMKAYQATGETEKAKALCQKLIMSENPQARSWAEQASQSFRQTPSNGSQKAGRAATTGMKLAMGGVGGSLALASGVTMTLLFGMVLALGLSLVFILGSDNPLQGLAIAIGITLVFNIAAFFLSPFLMDLTQSWLYQTRWVELAEVETLSPETAKVIRQVCEQKKLKTPRLGIINDQNPTAFTYGSLPNSARLVVSQGLFTYLDDDEIATVYAHELGHIVHWDFAVMTVASTLVQICYLIYSTARRFGRGSGDSKIKDAMQTAALVAYVFYVIGTYLLLYLSRTREYFADHFAAESTGNPNGLSRALVKIAYGILEEGSRTQEPSRLIEGTRALGIYDHKAAASTGTAYRIASDTQKIGRVFLWDMFNPWGWWMELNSTHPLTGKRVRALSTYAEQLGLPTEFDMGRVIGEGKTLNKSRLYSNFFLDVVLYGAETIGFFAGLVTGVILLSSSQNTGLVLGAPLIGLGIGILVKALVMFPDYKQAPGTDILTLMSDPYASPLRGQPAKLEGQLIGRGDAGYKFGSDLKIQDRSGMLYLHYASRFGPIGNFLFGMKRVQSLIGEQVGAVGWFRRGVAPWMDLIQLQSENGTIVNSYHRFWSFILGGGSIILGVVLTMFLSRS from the coding sequence ATGTCATTGCAATCTGGATTAGATGCCTTAAAAGAAAAGCGTTATCAAGAAGCGGTTGAATTACTCGAACAATTCTGCCGCAATTGCGCTGAACACGATTCCTCAGATTATCTTTCAGCACAGATGTGGCTGATGAAAGCCTATCAAGCCACAGGCGAAACCGAAAAAGCTAAGGCCCTGTGTCAAAAGTTAATCATGAGTGAAAACCCACAAGCTAGAAGTTGGGCAGAACAAGCTAGTCAATCCTTCCGCCAAACGCCATCTAACGGCAGTCAAAAAGCTGGTCGCGCCGCTACCACTGGGATGAAATTAGCGATGGGGGGTGTGGGCGGTAGTTTGGCATTAGCTTCTGGTGTCACCATGACCTTGCTCTTTGGCATGGTTTTGGCTTTAGGTTTGAGCTTAGTATTTATTTTGGGTAGCGACAATCCACTCCAAGGATTAGCGATCGCTATTGGTATTACCCTAGTCTTTAATATCGCCGCCTTTTTCCTGTCTCCATTTCTCATGGACTTAACTCAAAGCTGGCTTTACCAAACTCGCTGGGTAGAGTTGGCAGAAGTTGAAACCCTCAGTCCAGAGACAGCTAAAGTTATTCGCCAAGTCTGTGAGCAGAAAAAGCTGAAAACGCCTCGTTTGGGAATCATTAATGACCAAAACCCCACGGCTTTTACTTATGGTTCATTACCGAACAGCGCCCGTTTAGTCGTCAGTCAGGGACTTTTCACATACCTCGATGACGATGAAATTGCTACCGTCTACGCTCACGAACTAGGGCACATCGTCCACTGGGACTTTGCAGTGATGACAGTAGCTTCTACCCTAGTGCAAATTTGTTACTTGATTTACAGCACAGCCAGAAGATTTGGGCGTGGCAGTGGCGATAGCAAAATTAAAGATGCTATGCAAACTGCTGCCTTAGTTGCCTATGTGTTTTATGTCATCGGTACTTATTTACTGCTGTACCTTTCCCGCACACGAGAATACTTTGCTGACCACTTTGCAGCCGAAAGTACAGGCAATCCCAATGGACTATCTCGCGCTTTGGTGAAGATTGCCTACGGAATTTTGGAAGAAGGTTCGCGCACACAAGAACCCAGCCGTTTAATTGAAGGAACTCGTGCCTTGGGTATCTATGACCATAAAGCCGCCGCTTCCACAGGAACCGCCTACCGGATTGCATCCGATACCCAAAAAATTGGTCGCGTCTTTCTGTGGGATATGTTTAACCCTTGGGGTTGGTGGATGGAGTTAAACTCTACTCACCCATTGACAGGTAAACGAGTTCGTGCATTAAGTACATACGCCGAACAGTTGGGTTTACCGACTGAGTTTGATATGGGGCGAGTTATTGGAGAAGGTAAAACTCTGAATAAAAGTAGACTTTACAGCAATTTCTTTTTAGATGTTGTACTCTACGGCGCTGAAACAATTGGTTTCTTCGCTGGCTTGGTAACAGGTGTGATTTTGTTGTCAAGTTCGCAAAACACAGGTTTAGTATTGGGTGCGCCACTAATTGGCTTAGGGATTGGAATTTTGGTCAAAGCCTTGGTGATGTTCCCCGACTACAAGCAAGCACCAGGAACCGATATTCTCACCCTGATGTCAGACCCTTATGCCAGTCCGTTACGCGGACAACCAGCAAAACTTGAAGGTCAGCTTATTGGTCGTGGCGACGCTGGTTATAAATTTGGTTCCGATTTAAAAATTCAAGATCGTAGTGGAATGCTTTATCTGCATTACGCCTCACGCTTTGGCCCCATCGGCAATTTCCTGTTTGGGATGAAGCGAGTCCAAAGCTTGATTGGCGAACAAGTTGGGGCTGTGGGTTGGTTCCGTCGAGGTGTTGCGCCTTGGATGGATTTAATTCAACTCCAGAGTGAAAATGGCACTATTGTCAACAGTTATCATCGCTTCTGGTCATTCATCCTTGGCGGTGGATCGATTATCCTGGGAGTGGTCTTGACTATGTTTTTGAGCCGCAGCTAG
- a CDS encoding GAF domain-containing protein translates to MVSSLDYRTTLTSVAQLALPTLADWCIVDVVENNLAVFSNPVIAASEPTKEALLRELQQHYPIPVDADYGPPKVLRTGKPELLINILESSLQKKASNKEHLNLLCQLQIKSQMVVPLLVHKRKLGTILFASAQPGRHYTIADLEMAEELAQRAAFAIENSQLYQQAQEANRIKEEFLAIVSHELRTPLNSILGWVQVIRNRKWDEATIYSCSTNAICERRRTQASSASWIPSASIQANRARKVGESGSESCQR, encoded by the coding sequence TTGGTATCTTCTTTGGATTACCGTACTACCCTAACCAGCGTTGCCCAATTAGCATTGCCTACCCTCGCCGATTGGTGTATTGTGGATGTCGTCGAAAATAATTTGGCAGTTTTCAGTAACCCAGTCATTGCTGCATCTGAACCGACGAAGGAAGCACTGCTCCGAGAACTGCAACAACACTATCCAATTCCTGTTGATGCGGATTATGGCCCACCGAAAGTTTTACGCACTGGTAAGCCAGAACTACTTATAAATATTCTTGAGTCTTCATTACAGAAAAAGGCCTCGAACAAGGAACACCTAAATCTGCTGTGCCAACTCCAGATTAAGTCTCAGATGGTAGTACCACTGTTGGTGCATAAACGCAAGCTGGGGACAATTCTATTTGCATCTGCACAACCAGGACGACATTACACTATTGCAGACTTAGAAATGGCTGAAGAACTTGCTCAACGAGCAGCGTTTGCCATTGAAAATTCACAGCTTTATCAGCAAGCCCAAGAAGCTAACCGGATTAAGGAAGAGTTTTTAGCGATCGTTTCCCACGAACTTCGTACACCTCTCAATTCTATACTGGGTTGGGTTCAAGTAATACGTAATCGCAAATGGGACGAAGCAACTATTTATAGCTGTAGCACTAACGCCATTTGCGAGAGACGAAGAACGCAGGCTAGCTCTGCAAGCTGGATTCCAAGTGCATCTATCCAAGCCAATCGAGCCAGAAAAGTTGGTGAAAGTGGTAGCGAATCTTGCCAAAGGTAG